From the genome of Pukyongia salina, one region includes:
- a CDS encoding LPXTG cell wall anchor domain-containing protein, giving the protein MKYIQSRASCLVFFLWATLFSLSAFAQPFTLDENIKPIKLELLTFEDDSLNIGKGKMNLTKVTQVNDTLYFSVYGVSIYSPIYVGVNVDDPNKPLEISLHKMNWINEDRKGKTDANGEWQDSFKTETDFGIRVIAKADSTSYGLLVWTGDEVDFELPEIFNPEPEEKGGILIILKENILYIIIGILLLIIFYFFIKNKKKKA; this is encoded by the coding sequence ATGAAATATATTCAATCCAGAGCTTCATGTTTGGTGTTCTTTCTTTGGGCAACACTTTTTTCCTTAAGTGCATTCGCTCAACCTTTTACACTGGATGAAAATATAAAACCGATCAAACTTGAGCTACTTACGTTTGAAGACGATTCCCTGAATATCGGTAAAGGGAAAATGAATTTAACGAAGGTGACCCAAGTGAATGACACGCTGTATTTTTCTGTCTATGGGGTGAGCATTTATAGCCCCATCTATGTAGGCGTCAACGTGGATGATCCAAATAAACCCCTGGAGATAAGTTTACACAAAATGAATTGGATTAATGAAGACCGCAAGGGAAAAACCGATGCTAATGGCGAATGGCAGGATTCATTTAAGACGGAAACAGATTTTGGCATCAGAGTGATTGCGAAGGCAGATTCTACTAGCTATGGTCTTTTGGTCTGGACAGGTGATGAAGTAGATTTTGAGCTACCTGAAATATTTAACCCCGAGCCGGAAGAAAAGGGCGGGATCTTAATAATACTGAAGGAAAACATTTTATATATCATTATTGGAATACTACTTCTAATAATTTTCTATTTTTTCATAAAGAATAAAAAGAAGAAGGCATGA
- a CDS encoding polysaccharide deacetylase family protein translates to MKTQSNYSNYNPVRNKIFSSLLLVLVGILLLGCGSTRVKYIQHYASNKLKLTNNSVITAPQGKQFMLYLVNCIDNSKRNEGFFFTSDRLREGDYQDSPVEEVLILNKIVSTGAIETNLGQVVFLVPVFDNKAFYNLNYASYGSEKVFLINQTTSGPIAGPSYITIDMIDLNNASMAYSPFIGDDYCADKGSYHN, encoded by the coding sequence ATGAAAACCCAGTCTAACTATTCTAATTATAATCCTGTTCGAAATAAAATTTTCTCTTCCCTCCTATTAGTTCTTGTGGGTATATTGCTGCTGGGATGTGGCAGTACCAGAGTAAAGTATATCCAACATTACGCTAGCAACAAACTAAAACTCACCAATAACTCTGTTATTACGGCCCCTCAAGGAAAACAGTTTATGTTATACCTGGTAAACTGCATCGATAACTCTAAACGTAATGAAGGGTTCTTTTTTACTTCAGATCGCTTACGGGAAGGCGATTATCAGGACAGCCCGGTTGAGGAAGTACTTATCTTAAATAAAATTGTTAGCACAGGAGCGATCGAAACCAACCTTGGGCAGGTAGTTTTTCTTGTACCTGTATTTGATAATAAGGCTTTCTATAACTTAAATTACGCCTCCTATGGTTCGGAAAAAGTGTTTTTAATAAACCAAACAACCTCGGGCCCCATTGCCGGACCTTCATATATAACCATAGACATGATCGATCTAAACAATGCGTCTATGGCCTATTCGCCGTTTATCGGTGATGATTATTGTGCCGATAAGGGGTCGTATCATAATTAG
- a CDS encoding autotransporter outer membrane beta-barrel domain-containing protein, whose amino-acid sequence MAEIHKESVHIIDTNEVPMIILDANSAEIIIGDTGTHGNLVIKDNAGNIVCTIQSSNGQLTVGGTNQNGSINIANSNDEDTIRLQGGSANCYVGRTGTAGNMYFSDVQGNNSVVIDGANGNISLGNEGHDGDLTLYASDGVNTVHINGDHGNMRLGGEGHDGDLLIRDSSNVQTMHLNGEEANITLGANGKDGDIFMRDSNGVQTIHLNGEQGNITLGANGKDGDLMLRDSSNVQTIHLNGEEGNIILGANGKDGDVFINDSSNQQTIHLNGEEANITLGARGKDGDIFMRDSSNVQTIHLDGEQANITLGAQGKDGDLFLRDSSNVQTIHLNGEEGNITLGANGKDGDIFMNSSDGVQTIHLNGEHGNIELGANGHDGDLLINNSNGDRTIELNGDTGDIILKNADFAEDFDILPANDVEAGSVVVIDSNGKLRPCTVGYDTTVVGVISGAGNYQPGMILDRHPERENRLPVAMLGKVSCKVDANYGPIRVGDMLTTSLTKGHGMKAEENAKAGTIIGKALTSLESGRGYVDMLVNLQ is encoded by the coding sequence ATGGCCGAAATTCATAAAGAGAGTGTCCATATTATCGACACTAATGAGGTACCCATGATTATCCTGGATGCAAATTCCGCAGAGATAATTATAGGGGATACAGGAACACACGGAAACCTAGTAATTAAGGATAATGCCGGAAATATAGTTTGTACAATTCAATCTTCCAATGGCCAGCTCACCGTGGGTGGTACGAACCAAAACGGATCCATTAACATAGCAAATTCGAACGATGAAGATACGATCAGGCTTCAGGGAGGCTCGGCAAATTGCTATGTGGGCAGAACCGGAACGGCCGGTAACATGTATTTTAGTGACGTGCAGGGGAATAATTCGGTGGTGATCGACGGAGCCAATGGAAATATAAGCCTCGGAAACGAAGGGCATGACGGTGATCTTACCCTCTATGCTTCCGACGGGGTAAACACAGTTCATATTAATGGTGACCACGGAAACATGCGCCTGGGTGGTGAAGGCCATGATGGCGACTTGCTTATTCGGGATTCAAGCAACGTACAAACCATGCACCTGAACGGCGAAGAAGCCAATATCACCCTGGGCGCCAATGGAAAGGACGGAGATATCTTCATGCGCGATTCTAACGGAGTGCAAACCATTCATCTAAATGGAGAGCAGGGAAATATTACCCTGGGTGCGAACGGCAAGGATGGGGACCTGATGCTACGCGATTCCAGCAATGTACAAACCATTCATCTAAACGGTGAAGAAGGAAATATCATTTTAGGTGCCAACGGTAAGGACGGGGATGTGTTTATAAACGATTCCAGCAACCAACAAACCATTCACCTAAATGGTGAGGAGGCCAATATCACCTTAGGTGCCCGTGGAAAGGACGGCGATATATTCATGCGGGATTCCAGCAATGTGCAAACCATCCATTTAGACGGAGAGCAGGCAAACATAACCCTAGGGGCACAGGGCAAAGATGGGGATCTGTTCTTGCGCGATTCCAGTAATGTGCAGACTATTCATTTAAATGGTGAAGAGGGAAATATTACCCTTGGAGCCAACGGTAAGGACGGGGACATTTTTATGAACTCCTCCGATGGTGTACAAACCATACATCTTAATGGGGAACATGGAAACATCGAACTGGGCGCCAATGGACATGATGGAGATCTGCTTATTAATAATTCCAATGGAGATCGTACGATAGAACTCAACGGTGATACCGGGGATATAATTCTGAAGAACGCCGATTTCGCCGAAGATTTTGATATACTGCCTGCCAATGATGTAGAAGCCGGTTCGGTGGTGGTGATAGACAGCAACGGAAAACTAAGACCCTGCACCGTAGGATACGATACTACTGTTGTAGGGGTAATTTCGGGAGCCGGAAACTATCAGCCGGGGATGATACTCGACAGACACCCCGAACGTGAAAACAGATTGCCGGTTGCCATGCTTGGAAAAGTTTCGTGTAAGGTGGATGCTAATTACGGCCCCATACGCGTGGGTGATATGCTCACTACCTCCCTTACCAAAGGTCATGGAATGAAGGCCGAGGAAAACGCAAAAGCAGGTACCATAATAGGTAAGGCACTTACTTCGCTTGAAAGTGGCAGAGGATATGTAGACATGTTAGTGAACCTTCAATAA